TCACCAGAGTCACTGGTGTTTGTCTTTGGAACACACCTGGGTTTTCTCCACTACAACCTTAGCTTTCTCAAGGaattaagattatatatatatcctgatTACAAAAGAAAAGTGTCATTAAAAACgcaaatgttggccaggcacaagtggctgacacctgtaatcccaacacttccgggaggctaaggcgggcggatcatttgaggtcaggagttcaagaccagcccaggcaacatggtgaaacagtctctactaaaaatgcaaaaatcagccgagtgtggtggtgcatgcctgcaaacccagctactcaagaggctgaggcaggagaattgcttgaaccagggaggtggaggttatagtgaacaGAGACTGGgccactgtacttcagtctgagtgacagagcaagactccatttcaaaaaaaaaaaaaaaaaaaagcaaatgttggctagacacagtggctcacacctgtaatcccagtacttagggtggctgagctgggaggatggcttgaagccaggagtttgagaccagcttgtaatcccagagataatcatggctcactgcagccttgccctgctagactcaagccatcctcccacctcagcctcctgagtagctgggcccatAGGTatacaccacacctggctattttttgtagagatgaggtctatgttgcccctgctggtctcgaacccctggcctcaggcagtcctcccgcttcaacctccaaaatgctgggattacaagcataagccaccatacctggcctgtttttttgtttgtttttttaaatattagcagCAGATACGGAAACGAGCTGAACAGGTCAGCTCTACGGGAATAAATGGTTCCCCTTTGAGGACAATCCCACAGCTAAGTATTCCTGAAGAGAAGTGGGTACAAGTGGATTTACAAAAAGGAAATGCTGTTTGGTGAAATTTATTACAGTTAGGGGTAGAGGATCTATGGGTGACATTTTCAAAGGACTACATTTAGATTCTCCACTTTTGGagtccttttgtttttctaaaatcgTGCCTAGGGACCCTTGCATTCTGAGCAGGGGTAGTCACTGCCTTACCATAGTCATCAAGGATCCTGGCTCTGGGTCACTTGATGAAGGTAAAACAAGGAATTTGAGTCACCATAGTGTTAAGACACTGAGGCCTGGGCAAGCCCTGCCTTGTCATCAGAGTCACCACAGTGTTAAGACACTGAGGCCGTCCTTGCCttgtggggaggggagtgggtggGATTTCACAGCCCATCAGGACAGCCTGGGACCCAGCATCCCAGGGTGTGAGGTCATGCAAAGCTCCTAGCAAAACAGTGATTTGTTTCCAGTTCTCTGGCTGGAAACAGAAAACCCAGATATTAACCTTGGCTAGGTGACGAAACCATGAACAAGAACCATGAACACTTTTAACtcatactggattttttttttttttttttttttttttaagccatggTATGAGACAGGAAATTTAGAGCTACCTGAAGCAAGTGGCCTCTACATCAGCCTTGTGTCGGGGTCTGGTCGCCTAAGGAGAGGGACTCTAGACTGAGCTTGCTTCCCGGACAGCTGCACTCCGACCAGGGGCTGGCGTGGCAGCTGGGAGCACCTTGCTGTGCTGGGGCTTGGATGTGGCTGGAGGGGGGGGAAAGCTAGGCCCACCAGTCCTCGTTCCCAAGCATTATGTTAGTACTGCCCACCCCAGTTAATCATCACAAACACCTGGGGTTGGGTATTACGTGACCCTCCCCAGTTAagagatgagaagactgaggcacagGCTCTTTCCCAGACTGCTCCCTTGCTGCCCCTCCACCACCAGGGAAACTGCTCAAAGCTCTCCAGCATCAAGGCATCAAGTGATTAGAATGGACCTCAGCCAAGTGTCTCCTGCCTTGGACCCTTATAATACCCTCTGCAAGGAGCCCTCATGCCCACCCCTTGCCCTGCACCCAACACCCAGAGGCCTACACCACTATTCCATTTGCTCGGCACAGTCCTGCTTCCCCTGGGTCCTGCAGTCACAGCTGGAAGGAGTAGGGGAGTCCCCTCAGGACATAAATGGGGGAAGTACCAGCAGGGTGCAAGTGACACAGCTAGGCTGGAAGCAGCTCTGCACGCAGACCAGAGCCCTCCCCAGCTCACATCTGTCATCTGGTGATAGGAAGTGAGCCCTGGCTATGGatcttgggggtgggggggttaaGATGCCCTGGCCTCTCACCTGCACAAGGCAGGGCAAGTTTCCTCCCCACTTGTGCAGCCATAAAGAGGTGCAAGGGAGGTAGAGAACACAGGTTTCtggcaggcgcggtggcccatgcctgtaatcccagcacattgggaggccaaggcaggcagatcacaaggtcaagagatcaagaccatcctggccaacatggtgaaaatccatctctactaaaaaaaaaaaaaaaaaaaaaaattagccgagcatggtagcagctactcgggaagctgaggcagaagaattgctttaacccaggaggcagaggttgcagtgagccgagatcacgccactgcactccagcctgggcaacagagcgagactcactctcaaaaaaaaacacaggttTCTAAAAACTGATGAGCATGGCTGAAGGGCTGTCAACAGCCCACTGATTACAGAAAGTATGGTACAGGGCTCAGCAGTTCAGCCTTGTGGGAAGAAACATCCCAAACTGGCTGGTTCCCACTACTAAAGCAACACCAagcttttcatcttttccttccaCGTACCCTACTTGTCATGGACAGAAAGTTTGTGTCCCCTTAAACTTgtatgctgaaatcctaacccccaaggcaCTGCTAAcaggagatggggtctttgggaaGTGATTCGATCATGAGTGTGGTTCCCCACCCCATGGGTGGGCTTAGTTTCCTTACAAGAGACCCTAGGAGAGcatttcccccctccctccacatgAGGACAGCTAGATGGGGACACCTATGAACCAGGATGTGGGCCCTCACCAAACATGGGATCTGTTTGTGACTCACtcttggatttctagcctccaaaatGGTAAGACATAAATTTTTgatgtttataagccacctatgGGAGTGGCATTTTGTTATCACATCCCAAACAAACTGAgatgctaatttattattatatatatattttttttgagacagagtttcactcttgttgcctaggctggagtgcaatggcgcgatctcagctcaccacaacctccgcctcccgggttcaagcaattctcttgcctcagcctcccaagtagctgggattacaggtatgcgccaccatgcccagctaatttctttttgaatttttactagagacggagtttctccacgttggtcaggctggtcttgaattcccaacctcaggtgatccacctgccttggcttcccaaagtgctgggattataggcgtgagccacggcgcccggccaagatacttttttattttattttttttgagacagtcttgctctgtcgccagtctggagtgcagtggtgcaatctcagctcattgcaacctccgcctcccgggttcaagcaattctcctgcctcaacctcccgagtagctgggactataggcgcatgccaccacgcccagctaatttttgtctttttagtagagatggggtttcatcatgttggtcaggatggtctcgatctcttgacctcgtgatccacccgcctcggcttcccaatgtgctgggattacaggtgttagccaccacatctggccaagatgctactttttaaagtaaactcTACCACCTCCAATTGACCTCAAGCACTCTTGCCAAAGTGCCAGGACAAGGCACAGGACTTACGGAAAACCCTCAACAGCTGCGTATGAAAGCACCAAGACCCCCTTATGCAGCCTGAGTTACACGTtagaactttttccttttattcttgttCACATCTTCGAAGCAGAGCTTCGTTTCAGCAGGAAGGATACCAGAGGCAAGAGGAGGGTCACTTGGGAGGGGAGGTGGAAtctccctcctctagcccccttGCTACCTCTTAACAGGCTTCAAAGTCAGAATACAGCCATCAGCTGAGAGCACTTCATTTTGGCACACTGGGAGGCTGGCTGTGCGCACTGGACCTCTCTGGTGGGGGATCAGGTCCTCTGCTCTCCAGTGAGGCCTGGAACAGCTCCAGTGAGATGCCCCAGCTGTGGGCTGGAGGTGCAGCAGAGCCTCAGCTCCCCCAGGACCCTCAGCTGCCTGAAGAAAACACTCACCTGGCTGGAGGGAAAAGGCCTTGCCCTGAGGTATCAAGTGGGTGGCAAGTCACACTGAGCTCCTGCTCagcaagaaaaccaaacacacagAAGACAGCAGGAAAACGCCATCCTTTAACAGCCAAAAAGCTGTCCTTCAGGGGCAACAGGTGACTCCAGCCCCTGGGGGACAGAACAAACACACCATACCTACCACCAGGCACCAGACGCCTCAAAACGCCTGGAGCTGGGGCCGGAAAAGGCATTAGGTCACCTTCTCTCAGCAGAAATGTGAAGCTGGCCTTCAGCTTCTGCCCAGGATGGCAGAAACCACATTCTGTTGGTGGATTGGTTGCTGGTGATGGACACAGCCAAGGTCCTTGGGTTGGCCCCAAGGGCTGAAAGGGTGCTTGCAGGAATGGCTGGCACTCCAAGCTGCCTGAGGCAGCCCAGCTGCACTCAGGTGACAGTGACCCAAGCTCTCTGGGCTCAGGGTTTATGGCCACCATAGCCCAAGCACATCCCGATGCCCTGGGTTTAAGTAATGTATCTTCTTTTGTTCTGGCTAAAAGCTAGAGAAAAATCACTATTCAAATCTCTGGAAGGGAGGTGGGCACAGCTCCCCAGCATTAGAAAACATGCCAGCCACCCGTTCCCACCCACCTAGAGCAGCCCCTCGGGCTCCTGTAGGCCACTGTACAGCGCATAGCCAATGTCGTCAATCTCCTCCTCACGCAAGCTGCTGAAGAGGTTCACGCTGGGGTTGAAGTGGCAGGGCAGGCTGGCCTGCTCCAGGCTGCCGACGAGCAGCTCCAGGGCTTGCAGGAAGCGCTCACCCAAGGCCTCCTCCGTCCAATCCACATTGTCCTCCCCCAGACGCAGGACCACCTGGGTCAGGTGACCCCGGCCTAGCTGCCCCAGGGCCGAGCAGCCACGGCAGACAgcacacagcagcagcagcagccgccgGCGAGTCCCAGCGTCATGGTCGTCTAGGGCTCGCAGCCTAGCAGCCTCCACTGGATACAGGTCCTGCAGCCAGAGGTTCCCCGCCAGCCCCTCCAGGGGCCATGCCAAGAGGAGGTGGTCGTCAGCATCGACCCCAGGGACTACCACAAGCACAGCCACAGTGAGCTCCAGGTGCTCGTGCTGCACCTCAAGCAGCAGCTCCTCTGAGGCCATGCTGGGCCGGATCAGGCACCCGAGAAGGCTGCCAATGGCCGGCCAGTTGACAGAGGCAGCCAGCGCCTTGCGGAGTAGCTCCAGCAGGACGCGGGAGGAGAGGTAGCCCCCGACCAGGAAGCGGTCCCAAGGGCTGCTCCCGCGGGGGCAGAACTCAAGCTGAGTCCTGCGCACGGCCCAGCAGCGAGGGTCCCTCGCCACAGTGTCCACACCCGGCACCAGGCTCCACAGGCCCGGCTCCAGCACCAGTGGCACCAGGAGACGCACATGGTCCGCGGCCCCCGCCTGCAGCCCGTCGTAGAGCGGCCCCCCAGGCACGAATGCCCCAAAGGGCAGTTCCGGGAACTTGCTCCGAAAGTAGGCCTGCAGCTCCAGGGCAATGTCGCCAGCCAGCTGTTTGGCCAAAGCCACCTGGGCTGCTGGGATGGTCACACGGTCCCGCTCGAAGGCCAGCAGCCTCTCCTGCAGTGTCAGACACAGCGGTGCTGGGGAGCTGAGCTGTGGTGTCACCTCAGGATCAGTTTCTGCAGGCCCCTCTGCAGAGTGAAGGGGCGGGGAACATGTCGGAACAGCCTGTGATTAGTTAAGAAAACGCCACCGAGAACTAGCTGTGTGATGTCGCAgggcctcactttcctcacctGCAGTGGCACCTGAGAAGGCACTCGGTTCAGGTCCTCACATATAGTGAGTGCTTGGTGACGAGTTCTCATTGCCCCACAGTCCAACACTGGCTAAAACAACTTCATGCAGAGTAGGTAGGTATGTCGcgcccctctgggcctcagtttccccatctaaaGCTCCCCACCATCACAACACTGCCACCTTGCTCCAGAAGCAGGGCAAAGAAACACCACCCCCATTAAATGTCTGAGGAGCCCACAACCCAGAGAGAAGCAGGGACTCGCGCAGGGCCACACAGTCAGTCAGGGCAAAGCCTGGGCTGCGTCTCTTGAATGTGACACCAAAAGGGGAAGGAGTGCCACTCACCTGGGGCAGACGACGAGGGGGCCAAAGGCAACACTGGCTGGCTAAGGGCAGCAGGTGGAGGCCGGGGCTGCAGGTGTGGTGTGGCCTTGAGCAGGCTCAGTTCCTTCCAGCTGTCTGCCTTGGTGTCATCCTCATCCCGTGGGCTAGTGGCCCTGTCAATGAACTGCAGGCACAGTCACACAGATCAGTGTATATGAGGTCTGGGCAGTCATAGCAAAGCCCAGGGGCAAAGCAGACCAGCATGCTGGGTGGAGAAGCAGGTGCCCTGTGCTCCCATGAAGGCCTTGGGcagtccccacccctccccagggcCCATCTGAAAAGCCCAACCCTGTTGTCCTCCTCTAGGAGCTTCAGGCATGACCCGCCCACCTAGCCTTACCCGCTTCACGGCCAGGGTGGCAATGCCCAGCACAGCAGCCCCGCCCACGCCCAGCACCAGGCGGGCATTGGCCAGGAGGAAGTCCACCATGCTGCCCAGCCCCTCGTCGCCACGCCGCTTCCCCCGTTTCTGGGAGAACTCTGCCATTGTCTGCCTGTAAGAGAGCCAGGGGTGAAGGGGCAGCTCAGGTGCAGGTGgccaggctgggagaggggctgcTGTGGACAGGTGCTCTGGCTGTCCTTATGCTGGGTAACAGAGCTGAGCCCATGAGGGGGTCTTTCTGAGAATTTCTCAGAGAAAGGGGCCACCCATCCACAGGGGAGGACACTGAGGCCCTGGGAAACCACGTAAAGTACCTGAGAAAGGGCAGGGATGGGATATGAACTTGGGTTTTGGGGTCCCAAGCCCCCATTTCTCAGGAGGAGATGAGGGAGCTGCCAAGCCCCTTCTCCCAAAGCTGCAAACAACCCACTCCCTGGAAAGAAGctggcaaaggccctgaggcttgTGCAGGTATAGGAAGGGGCCTCTCTCCCTGGAGCCCACCCTCCAGGACCTCTGACATCACCAGAGTGTCATCATCACCACCCCTATGTTACAGAGCTACAGGCTGCCAGCTCACAAGTGAGTGGTAAGGTCTCCAATCCATGACTGCAAGGCCTCCAGACTCATCCGCCCAGAGTCTGACGGATTCTCTCTGTGCCAGGTGGCCAGGTCCTCAGCAGCAGCCTCATCTGAAGGTTCCTAACCAGAGGGCACAGCAGCCCTCTATGATAACCTCTTCAGAAGAGCCCAAAGTCCAGAGAAGACCAACAATTTGGGGCCCCAGCCAGTCTGGGGGACCACTGGGACCAGTTACCCCCCAAATCTTGACAGGGTAGCCCCAAGAGGTAGAGCTACCAAGTCAGAGCACAGGCTGAGTGAGACGGCCCAAGCTGCCCAGGCAGGCCAATGCAGATGTGCTTGTCAGGGTTGAAGCCCCTTTGGCAGGGCAGAAAAGGCTGCCCAGTGCCTCTGTGCAGAGGGCTCTCTGGGCCTCTCAGTCTTGGGACAATGTGTAGGTAGTGGTGGGTGATGCTTCTCAGCTGCCGGAAGGCCAAGCAACAGAGAAAGTAAGGTGAGGGCCTGGGCCCCAGCCTGTTTGCTCACCTGTAAGATGGCATAGGCAGCACTGAGGGACAGATGTGGGCAGCCTTGAAGTGTGTGGCTGGGTGGAGGCCAgcacttgggaagtggaggcaaAGATCTCCTAGGGCCCGGTCCACGTTCCTCACGTTCTGCCAGGGGGACACTGCCCTCAGGCCCTCGAGCTGAGAAGGGCTGGGACCTTAGGACATCAGTTAGACACCAGGCAGAACTTTCCCGGGGAGGCCTGAGCAGATGACCATGAGGTCACAGCCTGCCCGGGCACCAAGGACTTCTACCTGCCCTGCCAGAGTGTGGGTGCCAGGGGCCCAGTTGCCAGGTGACCAGATGCCTGGAGTAGCTGAAGCCCGAAGCGCTGTGTGACTCAGCCCCATACACCCACCCATTCGCCCCAGACTAAAAATAAAACGGTCTCTGGGGCGATCCCAGGCCAACCGGGTGACCCGCCACGGTCCCAGGGCCGGTTTCAATCTCATCCGTGACTCGGGGATCAGTACTACCACCCGCTCCCTGAGAGACCCGGAATCTACTTTGCAAACTGCAAAGCGCTTTAAATACTCCCAACCTGTCTAAACTGGGACTCAGCCCCATCACTGGCGGGGTCGCGCAGGCCTCAGTTCACAACCTTCCAGCTCCGAGAAGTGGGAGAGGGCATGGGTGGCTGAAAATAACCCAAGTTTGCGCAGCGGGGCCCTGGAGGCCGTTTGGCCTTCCCTCCTCCGCCAAACCTGCCGGCCCTGGGCCCGGGCAGAGCAGGCCGCGCAGCAGCCCTAGGTGGGCGGGTGACGCCCCGTTCGCAGGGTAAACCAAGAGACCGAGAGGGGAAGGGGGCTGGGCTGGGATTCGAACGCGGCCCTTTGTCCCCCAAAGGTCCCCTCCCCGACTTCCCCAGCCGTGA
This Nomascus leucogenys isolate Asia chromosome 14, Asia_NLE_v1, whole genome shotgun sequence DNA region includes the following protein-coding sequences:
- the MIEF2 gene encoding mitochondrial dynamics protein MID49 isoform X2 — its product is MAEFSQKRGKRRGDEGLGSMVDFLLANARLVLGVGGAAVLGIATLAVKRFIDRATSPRDEDDTKADSWKELSLLKATPHLQPRPPPAALSQPVLPLAPSSSAPEGPAETDPEVTPQLSSPAPLCLTLQERLLAFERDRVTIPAAQVALAKQLAGDIALELQAYFRSKFPELPFGAFVPGGPLYDGLQAGAADHVRLLVPLVLEPGLWSLVPGVDTVARDPRCWAVRRTQLEFCPRGSSPWDRFLVGGYLSSRVLLELLRKALAASVNWPAIGSLLGCLIRPSMASEELLLEVQHEHLELTVAVLVVVPGVDADDHLLLAWPLEGLAGNLWLQDLYPVEAARLRALDDHDAGTRRRLLLLLCAVCRGCSALGQLGRGHLTQVVLRLGEDNVDWTEEALGERFLQALELLVGSLEQASLPCHFNPSVNLFSSLREEEIDDIGYALYSGLQEPEGLL
- the MIEF2 gene encoding mitochondrial dynamics protein MID49 isoform X1, which codes for MSLEALQSWIGDLTTHLQTMAEFSQKRGKRRGDEGLGSMVDFLLANARLVLGVGGAAVLGIATLAVKRFIDRATSPRDEDDTKADSWKELSLLKATPHLQPRPPPAALSQPVLPLAPSSSAPEGPAETDPEVTPQLSSPAPLCLTLQERLLAFERDRVTIPAAQVALAKQLAGDIALELQAYFRSKFPELPFGAFVPGGPLYDGLQAGAADHVRLLVPLVLEPGLWSLVPGVDTVARDPRCWAVRRTQLEFCPRGSSPWDRFLVGGYLSSRVLLELLRKALAASVNWPAIGSLLGCLIRPSMASEELLLEVQHEHLELTVAVLVVVPGVDADDHLLLAWPLEGLAGNLWLQDLYPVEAARLRALDDHDAGTRRRLLLLLCAVCRGCSALGQLGRGHLTQVVLRLGEDNVDWTEEALGERFLQALELLVGSLEQASLPCHFNPSVNLFSSLREEEIDDIGYALYSGLQEPEGLL
- the MIEF2 gene encoding mitochondrial dynamics protein MID49 isoform X3 → MASEELLLEVQHEHLELTVAVLVVVPGVDADDHLLLAWPLEGLAGNLWLQDLYPVEAARLRALDDHDAGTRRRLLLLLCAVCRGCSALGQLGRGHLTQVVLRLGEDNVDWTEEALGERFLQALELLVGSLEQASLPCHFNPSVNLFSSLREEEIDDIGYALYSGLQEPEGLL